Below is a window of Ralstonia pickettii DNA.
GTCTTGCAAGAAGGCAGGTGCGACGAGCGCGTGACCCCCGCTTCCACCTTCAAGCTGGCGCTGGCCGTCATGGGCTTTGACCACGGCTTCCTGAAAGACGAGCACACCCCGGTCGAGTACTTCAGGCGCGGCGATCCCGACTGGGGCGGCGAAGCCTGGCGCCAGCCCGTCGACCCGGCGCTGTGGCTCAAGTATTCGGTGGTCTGGTATTCGCAGCGCATTACGCATGCAATGGGCGCGCAAGCGTTCCAGGCCTACGTGCGCAAGCTCGGCTACGGCAACATGGATGTGAGCGGCGATCCGGGCAAGAACAACGGCATGGACCGCTCGTGGATCACCTCGTCGCTGAAGATCTCGCCGGAGGAGCAAGTCGGCTTCATGCGCAGGATCGTCAACCGGCAGTTGCCGGTGTCGGCGCGGACCTACGAGATGGTGGACCGTACCGTGCAGACCTGGCAGGTGCCGGGCGGCTGGTCAGTGCAGGGCAAGACGGGCACCGCCGGCCCTGCGCCGGGCAATACCTCGCCCGATGGCACGTGGGACCAGGCGCACGCTTACGGGTGGTTTGTCGGCTGGGCCAGGAAGGGCGACAAGACGTACGTGTTTGCCAACCTGATCCAGGACGACAAGGTTGAGCCGACCTCGGGCGGCATCCGCTCGCGCGATGCGCTGCTTGCGCGCCTGCCCGAAGTGCTTGCCTTTGCCGGGCAATGAGCGACGGCCCTAGGCATGACGGTGTTCGGCCTCGCTGCGCACCGTTGCCTCATCCACGCCCAGGCGCTGATGCAACTCCTGCCAGCCCTTGGGCGTGACCAGCACCGCGCGTGAATCGCGTGCGCGCAGCATCCATCCCACATCGCACAGGCGACGCAGGAACTGCACCCCGAGCGGCCCTGCGAGGTGATGCATGCGCTCGGTCCAGTCCAGGCATTGCCGCGCCAGCCCGCGCCGCGTGGGGCGAATGGCGCGCACGTCGAGCCCCACATCGTCAAACCAGATGACGCCGGCAGGCGTGATCTCGTACTGCTTGTCGGGCATGGGCAGCAGGTAGCCGCGTGACTGCAGCGCCTGCGTGACGGCGACGCCCACCTGCCCCGCAAGGTGGTCATAGCAGCAGCGGCAGAAGCCAAGCTCCCGCGCCTTTGGGCTGGGCGTGGCGCGCCGCACGGCTGCGGCGGGCGTGATGGCGGCCAGGTGCTCCAGCGCTTGCGCCACATGGGCGCCGGCCAGCCGGAAGTACTTGTGCCGCCCCTCGGTTTCCACCACCACCAAGCCACCGTCTAGCAACTTGGCCAGGTGCGTGCTGGCCGTCTGCGCGGTGACGCCCCCAGCATGCGCCAGCTCGCCCGCAGGCAGCGCCCGCCCATCAAGCAACGCCGTCAGCATGGCGGCCCGTGCGGGGTCGGCAATCAGGAAGGCCGTGCCGGAAAAGCTGTTTGGATGCGACATGTCGGACTCCTTGTCATGTGGCCATTCTAGGGAGCCGCGCGCCACGATGCTTCGACACGCATCGAAGCGTTGCCCAGGGTGCCGGCACTACGCTGGGGCCATCGCTTGCTAAAGCCAACAGCTAAAGGCCCCGAGATGGATGGAATCACGATGCGACCAGCGCATGCCCACACCGCGACGCATAAGCGCCTGGTGCTGTGCGTCTTGTCAATGGCCGTGCTGGTCGCGCAGATCGACACCGCGGTCGTCAACCTGGCGGTGCGCCCGATTGGCCAGTTCTTCCACGCGGCGGTCGGCCCGCTGCAGTGGGTGATCGACGCCTACAACCTGGCCTATGCCGCGCTGCTGCTCAGCGGCGGCCTGCTGGCTGACCTATACGGCCGGCGGCGGGCGTTTGTGTCGGGTGCAGCGGTGTTCTCGGTGGCATCCGCGCTGTGCGCACTGGCGCCGTCGATCGGGTGGCTGATCGGCGCGCGTGCCATGGCGGGTGTGGGGGCGTCGTTGATGCTGCCGGCGTCCCTGGCGATCCTGAGGGTGGTGTGGCGCGACCCGTGCGAGCGCGCGCACGCGCTGGGTGTCTGGGCGGCGTGCAACGGCCTGGCTATGGCGATCGGTCCGACGGCCGGCGGCGTGCTGGTCACCCACTTCGGCTGGCGCGCCGTGTTCTGGGTGGTGGTGCCGGTGAGCGTGGTCATCATGGCGTTGGCCGTGCGCGTCGTGCCGGAATCGTCCGACGCCGCGCATCGGCGTTTTGATGGGCTGGCCCAGGTGTTGGGCGCCATCACACTCGGGGGTCTGGCCTTTGCAGCCATCGAAGCGCATCAGGCGCCCGTCGTGGCGGCAACCTTGCTGGCCGTGGCGCTCATTGCGCTGGCGTGGTTCATCCGCGTAGAAGCGCGCCATGGCGGTGAGGCGCTGGTGCCACTGGATCACTTTTGCGTGCGCGAGTTTCGCGGCGCCATCGTCGCCACCGCCGGCATGACGTTCGGTATGTACGGCGCGCTCTTCCTGCTGCCGCTCATGTGGCAGAGCTCCGGGCGTTTCAACGTCATTGGCGCAGGGATTGCGCTGATGCCGATGGCACTGGTCTTCGTGGCGGTGTCGCCCTTGTCGGGCACGGTAGCGCGCCGCCATGGCGCTCGGCTGGCGACCGCAGGTGGGGTGGGCATCATCGCGCTGGGGCTGCTTACGTTGGGCGCCTTTGCCGGTGCGGCATCCGTGATACCGGCAGCCGTCGGGCTGGCACTCACAGGGCTCGGCATGGGCTTCGCCACCGGCCCGCTGATGGGCGCTGCGGTGGGCGCCGTCGGGCCGGAGCGCTCCGGCACGGCATCGGCCCTCGTCAACGTGGCGCGCATGACCGGGGCGACGATGGGCGTGGCGATTTTAGGGTCGGTGTATGCCGTTTGCGGCAGCGGTGCATCGGGGTTGCGCATGGCCATGCTGTGCGGTGGCGTGGTGCAGCTCGCATGCGCCGTCGTGGCGTGGCGGCATGGTGCTGATCCCCAGTAATGGCACTGGGCCTTTTCCAATGTCCCCGATTTTTTTCGATGCATGACCGCAGGCGAGGCCACCCGATGCACAGCCAAAAAAATACCCGGCGAGGGGATTGCCGGGCTAAGTGGGATGAAAATTCGTACGACAGAGCCACCTTACAAGTATTTCTTTTGTCAGATTGAAAACAAACTCAAAACAACGCGCGGTTTTGAATGTTTGCTCTAAAGAAACGGGTGCTTGAATTTGAGGCGTGTGCGGGTTTTTCCTCATGGCTGCGCCATTTGCGGCCGGGTGGCAAACGATTTCCCCTTGAAGAAGTAATCACAATGTCAAAGGCTTGGCAGATAAAAAATTGAGTTGAAAGCCAACAAGAAAGATCAGCGTTGTTTTAAATGAATCCGGATGATCTCGGCAATGCATTCTTTTAATTGCCGATCCGGCGTGTAGGTGGGTTGCCACGCGCCCGTCAGCACGCACATCCCTGCACGAGTAGGGGCAATCGGATGCGCCGGGATCGCGTACTACATGGCACGGCCCGTGGGCATGCGCCGCAGTCGGTGACCCCACAGCGACGCTGCACGCGCAGAAACCCTGCGCACTTCAGGGCCTATGCTGCGCCACACCAAGCACAACGGGGAGCCACTGCGGCTCCCCGTTGTGCTTGGTGCCATGCGGCACCGTGGCCGCTTGCGCGTTTGGCGCATGCAATCGGCGGGTGTCTGTCGTGACAGGAATTCGTGAAAACCCTAGGAAACCCGCGCCCACCTTAGCGATTGGTTATTTCATGCGAAAAGTCTACGCTTACTACGTAGTACTACGTGTGGCTGCTGCGTACAGGTGCGGATGGTCCTTCAGAACGCGCGCGATCACAGTGCGCCGGATAACAACAAAGGCGGAAAGCAATCCGTCAGACCTCCGTCTGGTCGCGCATCGGGCGTGGCACCTCACCTGTTCAAAACAACATCCGAAGTCCCCGAACTAGGAGACAACCCATGAAGTTCTTGCTCGCACTGCCTTTCATCGGCCTGCTGTGGGTGCCGTTCTACAACCAGGAAACGCCGGCGCTCTTCGGCTTTCCGTTCTTCTACTGGTACCAGTTCCTGTGGGTGCCGATCACCTCGCTGCTGATCTGGATCGTCTTCAAGAACGGTCAGAGCAAAGGAGAAGAATGATGGACGGCCAAATCAACTGGACTGCGCTCAGCGTCTTCATCTTCTTCTTTGCGCTGGTGACGGTGCTGGGCTTCATCGCCTCGCGCTGGCAGCGCGGCAACTCCGACAAGGGCGCCCACATTGAAGAGTGGGGCCTAGGCGGCCGCAACTTCGGCACCTGGATCACGTGGTTCCTGGTGGGCGGCGATTTCTATACCGCCTACACCGTGATCGCTGTGCCGGCACTCGTGTATGCCGTGGGCGCGTATGGCTTCTTCGCGCTGCCGTACACGATCCTGGTGTACCCGATCGTCTTCCTGATCATGCCGAAGTTGTGGAAGGTGGCACATGCCAACGGCCACGTCACGGCGGCCGACGCCGTGTACGGCCGTTACGGCTCGCGCTCGCTGGAGTTTGCGGTGGCGCTCACGGGCGTGGTGGCGACGATGCCCTACATCGCACTGCAGCTCATCGGCATGGAAGTCGTGATCAAGGCCCTGGGTTTGACGGGCGAACTGCCGCTGGCGGCCGCCTTCATCATCCTGGCGCTGTACACGTATTCCGCTGGCCTACGGGCGCCTGCGCTCATCGCCTTCGTCAAAGACATCATGATCTACATCGTGGTGCTGGTGGCGGTGGTGCTGGTGCCAGCCAAGCTGGGCGGCTACGGTGCGGTGTTCGCCAATGCGCATGACGCGTTTGCCATCAAGGGCGGCGCCACGGGCCTGACGCTCAAGCCTGCGCAGTTCCTGCCGTTCGCCACGCTGGCGATAGGCTCCGCACTGGCGGCGTTCATGTATCCGCATACGCTCACGGGCATCTTTGCCGCGCGCAGTGCAGACACCATCCGCAAGAACGCCGTCTTCCTGCCGGCCTACACCGTGCTGCTGGGCCTGATCGCGCTGCTGGGCTTCATGGCCTACGCCGCAGGCATCAAGGTCACCAACAACAACGACGTGGTGCCCGCGCTGTTCAACGCGCTGTTCCCGAGCTGGTTCACGGGCTTTGCGTTCTCGGCCATCGCCATTGGTGCGCTGGTGCCGGCGGCCGTCATGTCGATTGGCGCAGCGAACCTGTTCACCCGCAACTTCTGGAAGCCCTACGTGGCGCCGGACCTCTCGCACGCCGGTGAGGAAAAGGTTGCCAAGGTGATCTCGCTGATCGTCAAGGCCGGCGCGCTGGTGTTCATCCTGTTCCTGCCGACCAAGTTCGCGCTGGACCTGCAACTGCTGGGCGGCGTGTGGATCGTGCAGACCTTCCCGTCGGTGGTGTTCGGGCTGTTCAACATCTCGAACCGCTTCCGCGCACCGGCGCTGCTGGCCGGCTGGGCGGCGGGCATGATTGCGGGCAGCTGGCTGGCCTTCTCCGACGGCATCAAGCCCGTGCACACCTTCGTGATCGGCGGCGACAAGTACACCATCTACACGGGCCTGACCGCACTGGCCTTCAACATCATCGTGGCGGTGGTGGTTCAGCTGCTGATGGGCAAGCGCGGCGAGCAGGCCGCTGCGCTGCGTCAGGCGGGCTGATCGGCGCTGCGATTCGCAAAAAGCAAGAAACGAAGCGAAAAGGGCCGGTACCCCAGGGTGCCGGCTTTTTTTCACGCTAGGCGATCGGCCACGGTCAAGCCGTCACCAAGAGAGGAATTCGAACAGTGAACGTCGTACCGTGTTCCGACGATTGCACATCGATCGTCCCGCGATGCGCCTGAACAATGCAGCGGCAGATATACAGGCCGAGCCCGATGCCCGCAGCACTGCCGCTCTGGTCGGGGCGCTTCGCGCGGGTGAGCGGATCGAACAGCGTTGGAAAAGCAGAAGGCGGGATGGGGTTGCCCTCGTTCGAAACGGCGATCGTCATGTGCCCGTCGCGCCCGGCGGCTTCGATGGCGACCCTGCCGGTCCCGTAGCGCACCGCGTTGGCCAACAGATTGACCAGGAGTTGGCCGAGCCTGCTGCCGTCCCAGGTGCCACGGAGTTCGCCTGCGAGCCGCAGGTCGATCTGCGCGTCAGGGTACGACGCACACACTTCGTCGATGGCGTCGTTGCACAGCCGCCCCATGTCCTGGCTGGTGAAACTCGTAGGCAGGAAATCGCCCAGGCGGGTGCGTGTAAAGACGAGCAGGTCGTCGATCATCTGTTGCACGCGCATCGCACCGCGCTGAATGAATGCGACGGCCCGCACGCTGCGCGAAGACAAGCCATCGTCGTGCAGCAGCGTTTCTGCAGACGCCAGGATCGCGCCGAGCGGCGAACGCAGATCATGGGCCAGCACGCCGGCAAACAGGTCGCGCAGGCGCTCGGTTTGCTGGGCATGCTGGCGCACCGACTCTGCAAGCATCTGGTCGATGGCCTCGTTGAACCGGATCATCTCTTGCAGCGCCAGGGCGTGCGACTGCGGGTCCTGCTGCCATCGGCGCAGCACGCTGGCGCGCAATGCGCGGTATTCCGCCACCAGATCGTTGATGTCGAAGCCGTGTGAGAGGCGGTCGTCGGCGTGCTCGTGGGCGGCTTCATTGAAGCCCGATTCCGAGGGCGCACGGTTGCCCCACGATTTGGCGTGCTGCTGCGCTGAGGTCTGTCCCTCGCGCATATCGGCAGCAATCCGCAGAAGAAGGTCGCGCGCCGAGTTGCGCAGCTGTTGTTCAGACAGACGTGGGCGGTCGCCGTTGATCTTGCGCGCGTAGTCCGTCCAGTCGTCGATCAGGCCCGCCAGGTTGGCCTCGATGAAGTCGGAAAGGTTCATGGGTTTCCTTGATGGTGGCGAAAGCCATGGTCTGGAAGCCCCCTCGTGCGCCGCGCCGCAGTCATCCCGATGTCCATTTCAGCGGGAACGGTCGATGCTGCGGTTTTCGCTCCAAGTTATGCAAACTGCGTTCCTCTTTCCACCCCAATCGCGGCGGCGAAGTGGCGTTTCAGTCGCACGTCGTGCCGGTTTCGGTAAAGATGTGGGCGCGGTCCACTAATTGCGATGCGCTCCCGATACACCTGCAGTGGCGCTTGTTGATCTGCCAATCCAATGAATCACGATCCCTTGTCTTCTGAGTCCGGCTTTGCGTGGCTGCGTTTGTGGGCCGACTCCACCGCGGATTTCTCCGTCTTCGCTCTCACGCGCCCCGGCGTTGTCGCCACGTGGAACCCTGGCGGCGAACGGATGCAGGGCTATCGGCCCGACGAGATTATTGGTCAGCCACTCGCACTTTTGTATCCGCCGGAGAGCCGAGCCTCGGGTGCGCCCGAGGCCGCGTTGCATGCGGCCGCCGAAACGGGGCGGCACGTCGAGGAAGGATGGCGCATCCGCAAGGACGGCACGCCCTTCTGGGCGAACGTCGCCATGACGGCGCTGCGCGACAGCAACAACGGGTTGATCGGCTTCGGCACCGTGATCAGCGAT
It encodes the following:
- the blaOXA gene encoding OXA-22 family class D beta-lactamase, producing the protein MMKRRHAAIGALLAALATFAHAEHPICTIVADAATGKAVLQEGRCDERVTPASTFKLALAVMGFDHGFLKDEHTPVEYFRRGDPDWGGEAWRQPVDPALWLKYSVVWYSQRITHAMGAQAFQAYVRKLGYGNMDVSGDPGKNNGMDRSWITSSLKISPEEQVGFMRRIVNRQLPVSARTYEMVDRTVQTWQVPGGWSVQGKTGTAGPAPGNTSPDGTWDQAHAYGWFVGWARKGDKTYVFANLIQDDKVEPTSGGIRSRDALLARLPEVLAFAGQ
- a CDS encoding ArsR/SmtB family transcription factor, whose product is MSHPNSFSGTAFLIADPARAAMLTALLDGRALPAGELAHAGGVTAQTASTHLAKLLDGGLVVVETEGRHKYFRLAGAHVAQALEHLAAITPAAAVRRATPSPKARELGFCRCCYDHLAGQVGVAVTQALQSRGYLLPMPDKQYEITPAGVIWFDDVGLDVRAIRPTRRGLARQCLDWTERMHHLAGPLGVQFLRRLCDVGWMLRARDSRAVLVTPKGWQELHQRLGVDEATVRSEAEHRHA
- a CDS encoding MFS transporter encodes the protein MDGITMRPAHAHTATHKRLVLCVLSMAVLVAQIDTAVVNLAVRPIGQFFHAAVGPLQWVIDAYNLAYAALLLSGGLLADLYGRRRAFVSGAAVFSVASALCALAPSIGWLIGARAMAGVGASLMLPASLAILRVVWRDPCERAHALGVWAACNGLAMAIGPTAGGVLVTHFGWRAVFWVVVPVSVVIMALAVRVVPESSDAAHRRFDGLAQVLGAITLGGLAFAAIEAHQAPVVAATLLAVALIALAWFIRVEARHGGEALVPLDHFCVREFRGAIVATAGMTFGMYGALFLLPLMWQSSGRFNVIGAGIALMPMALVFVAVSPLSGTVARRHGARLATAGGVGIIALGLLTLGAFAGAASVIPAAVGLALTGLGMGFATGPLMGAAVGAVGPERSGTASALVNVARMTGATMGVAILGSVYAVCGSGASGLRMAMLCGGVVQLACAVVAWRHGADPQ
- a CDS encoding DUF3311 domain-containing protein encodes the protein MKFLLALPFIGLLWVPFYNQETPALFGFPFFYWYQFLWVPITSLLIWIVFKNGQSKGEE
- the mctP gene encoding monocarboxylate uptake permease MctP; the protein is MDGQINWTALSVFIFFFALVTVLGFIASRWQRGNSDKGAHIEEWGLGGRNFGTWITWFLVGGDFYTAYTVIAVPALVYAVGAYGFFALPYTILVYPIVFLIMPKLWKVAHANGHVTAADAVYGRYGSRSLEFAVALTGVVATMPYIALQLIGMEVVIKALGLTGELPLAAAFIILALYTYSAGLRAPALIAFVKDIMIYIVVLVAVVLVPAKLGGYGAVFANAHDAFAIKGGATGLTLKPAQFLPFATLAIGSALAAFMYPHTLTGIFAARSADTIRKNAVFLPAYTVLLGLIALLGFMAYAAGIKVTNNNDVVPALFNALFPSWFTGFAFSAIAIGALVPAAVMSIGAANLFTRNFWKPYVAPDLSHAGEEKVAKVISLIVKAGALVFILFLPTKFALDLQLLGGVWIVQTFPSVVFGLFNISNRFRAPALLAGWAAGMIAGSWLAFSDGIKPVHTFVIGGDKYTIYTGLTALAFNIIVAVVVQLLMGKRGEQAAALRQAG
- a CDS encoding sensor histidine kinase, which encodes MNLSDFIEANLAGLIDDWTDYARKINGDRPRLSEQQLRNSARDLLLRIAADMREGQTSAQQHAKSWGNRAPSESGFNEAAHEHADDRLSHGFDINDLVAEYRALRASVLRRWQQDPQSHALALQEMIRFNEAIDQMLAESVRQHAQQTERLRDLFAGVLAHDLRSPLGAILASAETLLHDDGLSSRSVRAVAFIQRGAMRVQQMIDDLLVFTRTRLGDFLPTSFTSQDMGRLCNDAIDEVCASYPDAQIDLRLAGELRGTWDGSRLGQLLVNLLANAVRYGTGRVAIEAAGRDGHMTIAVSNEGNPIPPSAFPTLFDPLTRAKRPDQSGSAAGIGLGLYICRCIVQAHRGTIDVQSSEHGTTFTVRIPLLVTA